The DNA window CTCCCTTCTCCTTACTATGGATACTAGCACTTCTCATCCAGGAAATCAACGGCTGGGAACCATAGAATGATCCGGAATTCATTTCCGGCCACATCCGCTTTTATTTTTCCGCCCATACGCAGTACAAATTCTTTGGCGATGGCCAGACCCAGTCCCGTAGAATTTCTGCTCCTCGCCTTGTCCGCCTTATAAAAACGCTCGAACACCCGATCTGGATCGATCTCTTCCGGATGTTCTGCCGGATTGCTGATCTTCAGGCAGATTTCCTTTCCTTCCCGGCACAGGGAGAAAGAAATCCTCTCTCTCCCATGATCCATACTATTCTTAATGATATTCTGCAGCACTCTCCGAAGAGCCGGAACATTTCCCTCAATATACAATTCTCTTTCCGGGATCTGGATATCCGGCTGGATACCCTGTTCCGTCCAGTCTTCATAATAGGAGAAAATGCATTCTTTTAAGATCCGGTTCAGACAGCATCTGGACAGCTCTAACTGAAAAGAGTCGTCCCTAAGTTTCGTGAACGTAAACAGTTCTTCCAGCATTTCTTTCAAACTCTCTACCCGTTCTTCTATAATTCCCAGATACCTCTGCTGCTCTTCCGGGTCTGAGGACTCTTTCAAAAGCTGAAAATACCCGTCCAGCGACGTAAGCGGCGTGCGGATGTCGTGGGAAAGGCTGGTATAAGTATCTGAAAGCATCTGCTCCTTCTTCTGGTAAGAAAGCTGCTGTCTCTTCCTTTCTCCGATCATTTCGTTTAAAAGCTCTGTCAGTTCTCTGAGACTTCCCGCTGTCCAGTCTCCTGTGATCATCATATTGCTTTCATTCTCTCTTAAGAACGCAAGCTGGCGGCAGATGTTTTTCACCTGCCGCTCATATCTCCACAGAATGACCGCTAAGGCCAGACAAAGTATAATTAGGATTCCAATGATCATTTCCATTTATTCAATATCCCTCTTTGTAAAAATCAGACCTGTCAAGATCCCGCACACCAAGATATAGGCCGCGGCCACACCTGCCGCATAGAATCCGTCCGCGCCGGACGGCCGCATGGTCAGCATAGAAAGCTGTCCTGTCACCGTATGATCCAACAGCCGAAAGTCTTCGAATCCCAGATTGTGGATCAGGTTATCTATAGCTCCATAGAAGCTGGCCAACAGATTCATGCATAGCCCTACCGCAAGGATCATACTGAACACACTGCTCCTTAGGATCACCGCCGATGCCATACAGATCAGAGCAAGAGCCAAATGCAGCAGA is part of the Lachnospiraceae bacterium KGMB03038 genome and encodes:
- a CDS encoding HAMP domain-containing histidine kinase, translated to MEMIIGILIILCLALAVILWRYERQVKNICRQLAFLRENESNMMITGDWTAGSLRELTELLNEMIGERKRQQLSYQKKEQMLSDTYTSLSHDIRTPLTSLDGYFQLLKESSDPEEQQRYLGIIEERVESLKEMLEELFTFTKLRDDSFQLELSRCCLNRILKECIFSYYEDWTEQGIQPDIQIPERELYIEGNVPALRRVLQNIIKNSMDHGRERISFSLCREGKEICLKISNPAEHPEEIDPDRVFERFYKADKARSRNSTGLGLAIAKEFVLRMGGKIKADVAGNEFRIILWFPAVDFLDEKC